From a single Anomaloglossus baeobatrachus isolate aAnoBae1 chromosome 4, aAnoBae1.hap1, whole genome shotgun sequence genomic region:
- the LOC142302035 gene encoding beta-1,3-galactosyltransferase 2-like has translation MYVWICYRKFLTFYFGIFMLMFGWLFYYESKINIDNNWIENSVKLQERTKPVNNMTYPAFKHPLAPPYPFPYKFLINQPDKCKNRKPFLLIMVLVQCQDLKSRHTIRGTWGNVSIYDVEVVRIFLVGLPHIALDRTKDVLDEESETFGDIVQQDFMDTYYNLTLKTLMGMEWVTKFCPSASYVMKIDNDMFLNVDYLIHNLLHPDLPVRTNYFTGAVYMSTKPKRKKSSKWYVPKEVYPNDTYPPYCSGPGYVFSADMAKKIYDVAQDIRVIPMEDAFIGICLHELHIQLSVPPRGIFIGRKIHYNHCKFKNVVTVHHYRGEELRSIWADFWAKKFQKC, from the coding sequence ATGTATGTATGGATTTGCTATCGGAAATTTCTTACCTTTTATTTCGGGATCTTTATGTTAATGTTCGGATGGTTATTCTACTACGAAAGTAAAATCAATATAGACAACAATTGGATTGAAAATTCTGTAAAATTACAGGAGAGAACAAAACCTGTGAATAATATGACTTACCCGGCGTTCAAGCACCCCCTGGCTCCTCCATACCCATTTCCATACAAGTTCCTTATTAACCAGCCGGACAAGTGCAAGAACCGGAAGCCTTTCCTTCTTATAATGGTGCTTGTACAGTGCCAAGACTTGAAGTCTAGACACACAATACGAGGAACATGGGGTAATGTAAGTATTTATGATGTTGAGGTGGTCAGGATTTTTCTGGTGGGTCTACCTCATATTGCTCTTGACCGAACCAAAGATGTTTTGGACGAAGAAAGTGAGACCTTTGGGGACATCGTACAACAAGACTTCATGGACACCTATTACAATTTGACCTTGAAAACCTTAATGGGTATGGAATGGGTGACCAAATTCTGTCCTTCTGCCAGCTATGTCATGAAGATAGACAACGACATGTTCCTTAACGTAGACTACCTGATTCATAATCTTCTTCATCCAGACTTACCTGTTCGTACAAATTACTTCACTGGAGCCGTATATATGAGCACTAAACCTAAGAGGAAAAAGTCTTCAAAGTGGTATGTTCCCAAGGAGGTCTATCCAAATGATACCTACCCACCTTATTGCTCTGGTCCTGGCTATGTCTTTTCAGCTGACATGGCAAAAAAAATCTATGATGTGGCCCAAGACATTAGGGTCATCCCCATGGAAGATGCTTTTATTGGAATTTGCTTGCATGAGCTCCACATTCAACTCAGTGTACCCCCAAGAGGAATATTTATAGGCCGCAAGATTCATTATAACCACTGCAAATTTAAGAACGTTGTCACAGTGCATCATTATCGTGGAGAAGAGCTACGGAGTATATGGGCCGACTTTTGGGCTAAGAAATTTCAGAAGTGCTAA